In Debaryomyces hansenii CBS767 chromosome B complete sequence, one genomic interval encodes:
- a CDS encoding DEHA2B14300p (similar to uniprot|Q12063 Saccharomyces cerevisiae YDL193W Protein required for cell viability), translating to MTTDRAQTTAERNMTVEKDRNGSSGPLETDLGQEQRGRQRPPNRDGTHSFIKDLSGLTRSLVHGDEKCRDTVSGSFLNLLTFYLSHTVLLVIFFCISIYKNIEYIYRRIYLKFLTLAYYPNKTPQLIRDDVNKLTKLPKRVSCILDLKDDDDENGGVEGLINDISELTAWSISAGIPVLSIYEYTGIVQHHLPELCRYIVKNLSVYFGTESIPVFSIRIPHSNTVIYSNNLQQSPTFEVPASIDLEISLLSKIDGKPTIIELTKSMCELAVNKELSIKDITIDLIDEELIELVGVEPDLLICFGPSLDLQDYPPWHIRLSEIFWEIDNQDVNYSIFIRALQKYSNCKVNVGK from the coding sequence ATGACTACAGATAGAGCGCAGACAACAGCCGAAAGAAACATGACGGTAGAAAAGGACAGAAACGGCAGTTCTGGGCCATTGGAAACGGATTTGGGCCAGGAGCAGAGAGGACGCCAACGACCACCCAACCGGGATGGAACACATAGCTTTATCAAGGATTTGAGTGGATTGACGCGCAGTTTGGTACACGGAGACGAGAAGTGCAGGGACACGGTTTCGGGATCGTTTTTGAACTTGTTGACGTTCTACTTGAGTCACACGGTGTTGCTTGtgatcttcttctgtatCTCGATATACAAGAACATCGAATACATATACCGAAGGATCTACTTGAAGTTTTTAACGCTTGCCTACTATCCTAATAAGACGCCGCAGTTGATTCGGGACGATGTGAACAAGTTAACCAAGTTGCCTAAACGGGTGTCGTGTATTTTAGACTTGAAggacgatgatgatgaaaatggaGGGGTCGAAGGGCTCATCAACGACATCAGCGAACTCACAGCCTGGTCCATCCTGGCGGGTATTCCCGTGTTGTCTATCTATGAGTATACGGGGATAGTGCAGCATCACTTGCCCGAATTGTGTCGGTATATTGTCAAGAACTTGTCGGTGTACTTTGGGACCGAGTCTATTCCGGTATTTTCTATTAGAATCCCCCATTCGAATACCGTCATATACAGTAACAATCTTCAACAGTCTCCTACGTTTGAAGTGCCTGCATCGATCGATTTGGAGATCTCGTTGTTGTCAAAGATCGACGGAAAGCCTACAATCATCGAGTTGACCAAGAGTATGTGCGAATTGGCTGTCAACAAGGAATTATCCATTAAAGACATCACCATTGACTTGATCGACGAAGAATTGATCGAATTGGTGGGAGTCGAACCAGACTTGTTGATCTGCTTCGGCCCATCATTGGACTTGCAAGACTACCCTCCATGGCACATCCGATTATCGGAAATCTTCTGGGAAATCGATAACCAAGATGTCAACTACTCAATCTTTATTCGGGCATTGCAAAAGTATTCGAACTGCAAAGTCAATGTcggaaaataa
- a CDS encoding DEHA2B14322p (highly similar to uniprot|P11076 Saccharomyces cerevisiae YDL192W ARF1 ADP-ribosylation factor), with translation MGLTISSLFSGLFKRKEMRILMVGLDAAGKTTILYKLKLGEIVTTIPTIGFNVETVEYKNISFTVWDVGGQDKIRPLWRYYFQNTQGIIFVVDSNDRDRIVEAREELQQMLNEDELRDAFLLVFANKQDLPNAMNAAEITEKLNLHSLRQRPWYIQSTCATTGDGLYEGLEWLSNSLKNAP, from the coding sequence ATGGGTTTAactatttcatcattattttcaggccttttcaaaagaaaagaGATGAGAATCTTAATGGTTGGGTTAGATGCAGCCGGTAAGACCAccattttatataaattgaagCTTGGTGAAATCGTCACAACCATCCCAACCATTGGATTCAACGTGGAAACCGTCGAGTACAAGAACATCTCCTTCACGGTGTGGGATGTCGGTGGACAAGATAAGATTCGTCCTTTATGGAGATACTATTTCCAGAACACCCAGGGTATCATTTTCGTGGTTGATTCGAACGATAGAGACCGTATAGTCGAGGCTAGAGAAGAGTTACAACAGATGTTGAACGAGGACGAATTGAGAGACGCATTCTTATTGGTGTTTGCCAACAAACAAGATTTACCAAATGCCATGAATGCAGCTGAAATCACCGAAAAGTTGAACTTACATTCGCTCCGTCAACGTCCATGGTACATCCAGTCCACCTGTGCCACCACCGGGGATGGGTTGTACGAGGGTTTGGAATGGTTATCCAACAGCTTGAAGAATGCCCCATAA
- a CDS encoding 60S ribosomal protein L35 (highly similar to uniprot|P39741 Saccharomyces cerevisiae YDL191W RPL35A and highly similar to uniprot|P39741 Saccharomyces cerevisiae YDL136W RPL35B Protein component of the large (60S) ribosomal subunit): MAGVKTFELRTKSKEQLEKQLVELKQDLANLKVQKLQKPSLPRIHTVRKNIARVLTVINLNQRDNVRAFYAGKKYQPKDLRAKKTRAIRRQLTKFEAKQITDKARKQKIAFPQRRFAIKA; this comes from the exons ATG GCCGGAGTTAAGACTTTCGAATTACGTACTAAATCTAAGGAACAATTAGAAAAACAATTAGTTGAATTAAAGCAAGATTTAGCTAACTTGAAGGttcaaaaattgcaaaaaccATCTTTACCAAGAATCCACACTGTTAGAAAGAACATTGCTCGTGTTTTAACTGTTATCAACTTGAACCAAAGAGACAATGTCAGAGCTTTCTACGCTGGTAAGAAGTACCAACCAAAGGATTTAAGAGCTAAGAAGACTAGAGCTATCAGAAGACAATTAACCAAGTTCGAAGCTAAACAAATCACCGATAAAGCTAGAAAACAAAAGATTGCCTTCCCACAAAGAAGATTTGCTATTAAGGcttaa
- a CDS encoding DEHA2B14366p (similar to uniprot|P54860 Saccharomyces cerevisiae YDL190C UFD2 Ubiquitin chain assembly factor) has product MSDSNDIRAKRLARLAAMGGSNTGSSNQINKSTSNSPSQEPSTPKEEPKQVLQSHNSNLPSETSESKPAATPKAPAPKAPAPKTNPSDSSISKLNPEEQIAKWLSTEVEGIFQATIDKSHTSTGLVYLSNLAFELESEKTLLSKDNLESVFMEILNELGVPAAYKSPVEYLFQIYQKSFRLKRIVPKKDPLYETKISVVNSILSLSCSYGFICFQVPDMYVNNDIKLAIDVLINNPDMSGFLVDIVNESVEQESLLEFLNIILPTLSAKLYKVNLNDSSYSKYLSIFETLVSIKAVAAVFSQVDGFQPPNKKEGLDFENKTLLGSLLRLSPLLDSVSKYYFTENVGNLSKVQVNSTYESLQNEYKVVSDRLFFIVDKLIRGSSQTRQAILTWFGDLINLSHLRRGSHADLNKLPSDGIMFNISLILIKLSLPFLEYPTFSKLDKIDGDYFGCSNLINISEESRVNSSIPEANDYYNGIDKSTPANFISDCFFLTLTYLHYGVGGIYNHHDRLKNQIKQMTSRVEMIENNQVPPGTNPMMAHVLRSQLPMLTKSLNSLKATKHSIQAIFSFRSMQLDMFDFIIGATTFITKLIDPSHQHPRQKLKIPLFKIGAVSQLDDHEFLQTKTPVPWKYYPEFMLEGIINYCKFITNFRGCPLVDNHEKLSSFVEFSIILLRCPELIGNPHMKAHLVEVLFIGSLPMTNGEPGFIASIFNSNQLVIDNILYSLLDFYVMVEKTGASSQFYDKFNSRYYISVILEELWKNEIYREQLADYSRNNVDFFIRFIARMLNDTTYLLDETFNELNSIHNYQRELEKRANGQPPNTEELGSDEELTNNLNSSERKAKSYVGLSNKTMELFKLFSKQTPRGFELPEIVDRLAGMLNYNLQIMVGPKCSNLKVRDPMKYDFDPKRTLSDLCEIYCNLSNQGNFIVAVARDTRSFSLEYFRKAERILSTRTYTSPKVIENLIKFAQKADEQRQTDEDEELELGEVPDEFLDPLMFILMEDPVILPGSKISIDRSTIKAHLLSDSTDPFNRMPLKLEDVVEDVELKQKIQEFKRSKKAEKLSQNQDVEMTDA; this is encoded by the exons ATGAGTGATTCAAACGAT ATAAGAGCTAAAAGGTTGGCAAGGTTAGCGGCTATGGGTGGCAGCAACACCGGATCTTCTAATCAGATTAATAAGAGCACGTCGAACTCGCCATCTCAAGAACCGTCGACTCCAAAAGAAGAACCTAAACAAGTATTACAATCGCATAATTCGAATTTGCCATCTGAAACATCGGAGCTGAAACCAGCTGCAACACCAAAAGCACCAGCTCCTAAGGCGCCAGCTCCTAAAACAAATCCGTCAGATTCAAGTATTTCTAAACTCAATCCTGAAGaacaaattgcaaaatggTTATCAACAGAAGTAGAAGGGATTTTTCAAGCGACGATTGATAAATCCCACACTTCTACAGGATTGGTATATTTAAGTAATTTGGCTTTTGAACTTGAGTCGGAGAAGACCTTATTAAGTAAGGATAATTTAGAGTCTGTTTTTatggaaatattgaacGAATTGGGTGTACCTGCAGCTTATAAGTCACCAGTGGAGTACTTATTTCAGATTTACCAGAAATCCTTTAGATTGAAGAGAATAGTTCCAAAGAAAGATCCATTATATGAAACTAAGATTTCAGTtgtaaattcaattctatCCCTTAGTTGTTCGTATGGTTTTATTTGTTTCCAAGTTCCAGATATGTACGTTAACAATGATATCAAACTTGCTATTGATGTGTTGATCAACAATCCAGATATGAGTGGATTTTTAGTCGACATAGTAAATGAGAGTGTTGAACAGGAATCTCTTCTTGAgttcttgaatattattctCCCTACCTTAAGTGCCAAGCTCTATAAAGTAAATTTAAATGATAGCTCGTACTCAAAATACTTGTCAATATTTGAGACATTAGTTAGCATAAAGGCTGTCGCGGCAGTATTTTCACAAGTTGACGGTTTCCAACCTCCGAATAAGAAAGAAGGtttagattttgaaaacaagACTTTGTTAGGTTCTCTTTTAAGATTATCGCCCCTTTTAGATTCCGTTAGCAAATACTACTTTACAGAAAACGTCggtaatttatcaaaagtACAAGTGAATTCTACGTATGAATCATTACAGAACGAATACAAGGTTGTTTCAGATAGGTTATTCTTTATCGTTGACAAACTTATCCGTGGATCTTCGCAAACTCGTCAAGCTATACTTACTTGGTTTGGTGATCTTATTAACTTGAGTCATTTAAGAAGAGGTAGTCATGCTGACTTAAATAAATTACCATCCGATGGCATTATgtttaatatttctcttattttgataaagttAAGTTTGCCATTTTTGGAATATCcaacattttcaaaacttGATAAAATAGATGGAGATTATTTTGGTTGCAGTAATctcattaatatttcagaAGAATCTAGAGTGAATTCATCCATACCAGAAGCAAATGATTATTATAATGGAATAGATAAGTCAACTCCTGCTAACTTTATATCTGACTGCTTCTTTTTGACTTTGACTTATTTGCACTATGGTGTAGGTGGTATTTACAATCACCATGATAGATTAAAGAACCAAATTAAGCAAATGACATCAAGAGTGGAaatgattgaaaataatcaagTTCCACCGGGTACTAACCCTATGATGGCGCATGTCTTGAGGAGTCAACTTCCGATGTTAACAAAAAGTCTAAACTCTTTGAAAGCGACTAAACATTCAATTCAAGCTATTTTCAGTTTCCGTTCAATGCAGTTGGACATGTTCGACTTCATAATTGGCGCAACTACGTTTATCACCAAACTAATTGATCCAAGTCATCAACATCCTAGacagaaattgaagattccATTATTTAAGATTGGTGCTGTTTCCCAATTAGATGATCATGAGTTTTTACAAACTAAAACTCCCGTTCCATGGAAATACTATCCAGAATTCATGTTAGAAGGAATAATTAACTATTGTAAATTTATCACCAACTTCAGAGGATGCCCATTGGTAGACAAtcatgaaaaattactgtcttttgttgaattttcGATTATTTTATTGCGTTGTCCTGAGTTAATTGGTAATCCACATATGAAGGCCCATTTGGTAGAAGTATTGTTTATTGGATCGTTACCAATGACGAATGGCGAACCAGGATTCATTGCAAGTATTTTTAACTCAAATCAACTTGTGATAGATAATATATTGTACTCTTTATTAGATTTCTATGTGATGGTTGAAAAAACTGGTGCATCGTCACAATTTTATGACAAATTTAACAGtagatattatatttctgttatattggaagaattatggaagaatgaaatttatAGAGAACAGTTGGCCGATTATTCCAGAAATAATGttgatttctttatcaGATTTATTGCCAGAATGTTGAATGATACGACATATTTACTCGATGAAACATTCAACGAATTAAACCTGATCCATAACTATCAACGGGAGTTGGAAAAGCGTGCTAATGGACAACCACCTAATACTGAAGAACTTGGAAGTGATGAAGAACTTACTAATAATCTAAATTCATCTGAAAGAAAAGCAAAATCTTATGTTGGATTATCGAATAAGACGATGGagttatttaaattattctcCAAGCAAACGCCACGAGGATTTGAATTGCCAGAAATTGTCGACAGATTAGCGGGTATgttgaattataatttacaGATTATGGTCGGGCCAAAGTGCTCCAACTTGAAAGTACGTGATCCAATGAAGTATGATTTTGACCCTAAGAGAACATTAAGTGACTTGTGTGAAATTTACTGCAATTTATCGAACCAAGGAAACTTTATTGTTGCTGTTGCAAGAGATACAAGATCGTTCTCTTTAGAATACTTTAGGAAAGCTGAAAGAATCTTATCCACCAGAACTTATACCAGTCCAAAAGTAATTGAGAATTTAATCAAGTTTGCACAAAAAGCTGACGAACAAAGACAAActgatgaagacgaagagTTAGAATTAGGTGAGGTACCCGACGAGTTCTTAGATCCACTTATGTTCATTTTGATGGAAGATCCAGTTATCTTGCCAGGGTCCAAAATTAGTATCGACAGGTCGACGATTAAAGCCCATTTATTAAGTGATTCAACAGACCCATTCAATAGAATGCCATTGAAATTGGAAGATGTTGTCGAGGACGTTGAGTTGAAGCAGAAAATACAAGAGTTCAAGCGTCTGAAAAAAGCTGAGAAATTAAGTCAGAACCAAGACGTGGAGATGACCGATGCGTAG
- a CDS encoding DEHA2B14377p (some similarities with uniprot|Q05672 Saccharomyces cerevisiae YDL189W RNA-binding suppressor of PAS kinase protein 1 and similar to Candida albicans Potential R3H single-stranded nucleic acid binding protein) produces the protein MNNIPQPIKTVVTKPQEKLYVLRLEKDLIAFIKESISLKSESPSFTIHAGVLKNSYYRLLSHQVCQHYHLQHWNNGSNDIIVTLSADGFDYEKFSDILDSKEDNSFTKICDYLQQKKNISNGIIAEGDEVNTKMIRPRVIIKKESPKGSMPSADTSSEITQMSVFSTTIQNGRAQNDFSDTPNTSTPVSASSFKSGSDDIEHERASKEALYMKVREKIFQDQQDEENVEDDDDDDEEEEEEEEEDDDDDDDDSDEDIANCSTSDSKSGFMSQDNTHKHNGYNALDPNLYQYNGTSHGVSPVPMGIPLNYNANMNVPPFVNPNGYYNSPNQSMHSPQMNIYNQYANYFPAPLMMPPQNGFYSNAYNGNHHYTPYDKETERKLLNNPYIIIPDSNRDKKPKKPHKGRYTNGNSNSSSSTSNITSNNPTKY, from the coding sequence ATGAACAATATTCCACAACCCATAAAGACGGTAGTTACAAAACCCCAAGAAAAGTTGTATGTTTTACGCTTGGAGAAGGACTTAATTGCATTTATAAAAGAGTCGATACTGTTGAAGCTGGAATCTCCACTGTTTACGATTCACGCTGGGGTACTAAAGAATTCATATTATCGGTTACTAAGTCATCAGGTATGTCAGCATTACCACTTACAGCATTGGAATAACGGATCAAACGATATAATAGTCACATTGAGTGCTGATGGATTTGACTATGAAAAGTTCAGTGATATATTGGACCTGAAGGAAGATAATAGTTTCACAAAGATATGTGATTACCTtcaacaaaagaagaacatTAGCAATGGGATTATTGCCGAAGGTGACGAAGTTAACACTAAGATGATTAGGCCAAGAGTGATCATTAAGAAAGAATCTCCAAAAGGTTCGATGCCTCTGGCTGATACGCTGTCTGAGATAACCCAAATGTCCGTATTTCTGACGACAATACAAAATGGGAGAGCCCAAAACGACTTTTCAGATACCCCAAATACATCTACACCAGTTCTGGCAAGCAGCTTCAAATCAGGAAGCGATGATATTGAGCACGAGAGGGCTTCGAAGGAAGCATTATACATGAAAGTGAGGGAAAAGATATTTCAGGACCaacaagatgaagaaaatgttgaagacgacgacgatgacgacgaagaagaagaagaagaagaggaggaagatgatgatgatgacgatgatgatagCGACGAAGATATCGCCAACTGCTCCACGAGTGATTCCAAATCTGGATTTATGAGCCAAGATAATACCCACAAGCATAATGGATACAACGCATTGGATCCTAATTTATACCAGTACAATGGAACCTCTCATGGGGTGTCTCCGGTGCCTATGGGTATACCGTTAAACTATAATGCAAACATGAACGTTCCTCCGTTTGTGAACCCAAATGGATACTATAATTCACCCAATCAATCGATGCACTCACCACagatgaatatttataacCAGTACGCCAACTATTTCCCTGCTCCTCTTATGATGCCACCTCAAAATGGTTTCTACTCAAACGCATACAACGGAAACCACCATTACACTCCATACGACAAAGAAACGGAACGAAAACTATTAAATAACCCATACATTATCATACCTGATTCCAACAGAGATAAGAAGCCTAAGAAACCCCATAAGGGAAGATACACGAATGGCAATTCGAATTCATCTTCTAGTACTTCCAATATTACATCAAATAACCCTACAAAGTACTAA
- a CDS encoding DEHA2B14388p (similar to uniprot|Q12434 Saccharomyces cerevisiae YDL135c RDI1 rho GDP dissociation inhibitor), whose product MASNNPEALQDDELIPESVEGYHVGEKKTIEEYTKLDAEDESLAKWKASLGLSDNSNAYPVKAGDKRKVVIVEMSLQFPNQPELQPIVIDLEDAQGNTIAGKEIKFSIKEKSVYQFVIKFRVQHEIITGLKYLHSIKKTGIRVDKLEEPLGSYAPNTKEKPYYEKVFSEVEAPSGMLARGGYSATTKFVDDDKNVHLSFPWSFQITK is encoded by the coding sequence ATGGCGTCAAATAACCCAGAAGCTCTtcaagatgatgaattgattCCTGAATCCGTTGAAGGATACCACGTTGGAGAAAAAAAGACCATCGAAGAATATACGAAGTTAGATGCTGAAGATGAAAGTTTAGCTAAATGGAAGGCTTCGCTTGGATTATCAGATAATAGTAACGCTTATCCAGTCAAAGCAGGCGATAAGCGTAAGGTTGTTATCGTTGAAATGTCATTGcaatttccaaatcaacCAGAGTTACAACCCATTGTGATAGATTTAGAAGATGCACAAGGTAACACGATAGCCGGTAAAGAAATCAAGTTCAGTATTAAGGAAAAATCTGTTTACCAGTTCGTTATCAAATTCCGTGTGCAGCATGAAATTATTACTGGCTTAAAGTACTTACACCTGATTAAGAAAACAGGTATCAGGGTTGATAAGTTAGAAGAACCATTAGGGTCGTATGCTCCAAATACTAAAGAAAAGCCATATTATGAGAAAGTATTCAGCGAGGTGGAGGCACCTTCTGGTATGTTGGCAAGAGGCGGCTATTCTGCCACTACAAAGTTTGTTGATGACGATAAAAATGTTCATTTGTCATTCCCATGGAGTTTCCAAATTACGAAGTGA
- a CDS encoding DEHA2B14410p (similar to uniprot|P12954 Saccharomyces cerevisiae YJL092W HPR5 DNA helicase and DNA-dependent ATPase involved in DNA repair), with product MTQIQQDDELLLQRVLEGLNAKQKQAVVAPSVERLQIIAGPGTGKTKVLISRVAYLLIKEKLSPQCIIVTTFTKKAANEMIERLGELLKDTPIKVDKILIGTFHSICYRIIKIYGKKIAISDYNIADERDSKQILEEMIMKLSETDLKYISELPDRQTEIFKSNKEDDKYHGWDPKKIRRQISKLKSSGIQPDAYEQRSDCNQFLGLLYKRYQKHLQANSLLDFDDCLICCHQLITTYPVLNFVEHVLVDEFQDTNEIQLQLMYEFAKGHPTNPRLQNNITIVGDPDQSIYAFRDAQAINFKKMKEHYKKIYQDNSINVITLEENYRSTSDILNFSEKIMRQQDDRLSKTLKSQMVSSFRPVYSNLKSPEQEARWISYQIEHLMALPNSIFKYKDISVLVRSAYQTRTIENEFVRKRIPYVMVRGTAFWNRKEVVAILDYLRVIASDNDRIAYLRTVNFPKRGIGEKTLASISAELEMEAIKPDIYKRQVYSVLQDISNVNTSVKLTSKNQSSLKKYLGFIADMRDILEDVNKISYEEQVGSDSTIEKRNTLLSKLFELVYVKSGLQKEFQNDPNHELNIMEVQTQLCEFTPKDEELPLYLGGSESDITEDKRNFLEKFIQSIGLYETDSTNEKEKEKEIALRFPGRIDKGKVALSTIHGSKGLEWPIVFVPGLSDGILPAKFAMDTGGEEAVNEERRCFYVATTRTKLLLYMSSYIEQGDIGKWGRKPIDSVSRFISNLNHTGMMESKQGAFKDWQMLSKLYNIVNKPLPTGQEFNLSQFNKAYELRSNTYINGESEMKISEESFKNCDEGSVCSDVTGFSSAKIQMATKRSNEISHHTTQVPKRVKEKSNQSNINSFFKSTPSVHTSSSRMNVNSGLSKAYRVPIIEKSVSNKAPTISKIEITKPKSNKAPPYIPVRKVPSYMLNRRKNVNN from the coding sequence ATGActcaaattcaacaagaTGACGAGTTATTGCTTCAAAGAGTCTTAGAAGGGTTGAATGCTAAACAAAAACAGGCAGTTGTTGCTCCGTCTGTGGAAAGGTTGCAAATTATCGCAGGTCCTGGTACAGGTAAAACTAaagtattaatatcaaGAGTTGCATATCTATTGATCAAGGAAAAGTTATCTCCACAATGTATAATTGTAACTACGTTTACTAAAAAAGCTGCCAATGAGATGATTGAGAGGTTGGGGGAGCTACTCAAGGATACACCAATCAAagtagataaaatattgattgGTACGTTTCACAGTATTTGCTACCGAATAATTAAGATATACGGTAAGAAAATAGCAATTAGCGATTACAATATTGCAGATGAACGGGATTCGAAACAGATATTGGAAGAAATGATTATGAAGTTATCAGAAACGGACTTGAAGTATATTTCGGAGCTACCAGATAGACAGactgaaatattcaaatcgAATAAGGAGGATGATAAATATCATGGGTGGGACCCAAAGAAAATCAGAAGACAGATCTCGAAACTAAAGTCATCGGGAATTCAGCCAGATGCTTATGAACAACGCAGCGACTGTAATCAATTCTTAGGTTTGCTATATAAGAGGTACCAGAAACACCTACAAGCGAACTCATTGCTAGATTTTGATGATTGTTTGATTTGCTGCCATCAGTTGATAACTACATATCCAGTACTAAACTTTGTGGAGCACGTATTGGTTGACGAGTTTCAAGATACGAACGAGATTCAATTACAATTAATGTATGAATTTGCCAAAGGGCACCCTACGAATCCtagattgcaaaataatatCACTATTGTGGGGGACCCAGACCAAAGTATCTATGCATTCAGAGATGCGCAAGCCATAAATTTTAAGAAGATGAAGGAGCATTATAAAAAGATATATCAAGATAATTCCATTAACGTCATCACTTTGGAGGAGAATTATAGATCCACTTCAGATATTTTGAACTTTTCAGAAAAGATTATGAGGCAACAAGATGATCGTCTTTCTAAAACCCTCAAGTCACAAATGGTATCTTCGTTTCGACCAGTTTATTCTAATTTGAAATCTCCTGAGCAAGAAGCTCGTTGGATTTCATACCAAATTGAACATTTGATGGCCttaccaaattcaatttttaaatataaagatattTCTGTGTTAGTAAGGTCCGCATATCAAACAAGAAccattgaaaatgaattcgTCAGAAAGAGAATACCTTATGTGATGGTTAGAGGAACTGCATTCTGGAACAGAAAGGAAGTAGTAGCCATACTAGACTACTTGCGTGTTATTGCTAGTGATAATGATCGTATTGCATATTTAAGGACAGTTAACTTTCCAAAAAGAGGGATAGGAGAAAAGACTTTAGCCTCAATAAGTGCAGAATTAGAAATGGAAGCAATAAAACCAGATATCTATAAAAGACAGGTCTATTCTGTGTTACAGGATATCTCAAATGTAAATACCTCTGTCAAATTGACCTCTAAAAATCAGAGTAGCCTTAAAAAATACTTAGGCTTCATTGCAGATATGCGTGATATTCTTGAAGATGTGAATAAAATTAGTTATGAGGAACAGGTTGGTTCTGATTCAACGATTGAGAAGAGAAACACGTTGCTCAGTAAGCTTTTTGAGCTTGTTTATGTAAAATCGGGGCTTCAGAAAGAGTTTCAAAATGATCCAAATCACGAACTCAATATTATGGAAGTGCAAACACAGCTTTGTGAATTTACACccaaagatgaagaattaccTTTGTACTTGGGGGGATCAGAATCTGATATTACAGAGGATAAACGGAACTTTTTAGAAAAGTTCATTCAATCTATTGGTTTATACGAAACTGATTCaactaatgaaaaagaaaaagagaaagaaattgCTTTGAGGTTCCCTGGTAGGATAGACAAAGGTAAGGTTGCTTTATCCACGATTCATGGGTCGAAGGGATTAGAGTGGCCAATAGTTTTTGTTCCAGGATTGTCAGATGGTATATTACCAGCAAAGTTTGCAATGGATACAGGAGGAGAGGAAGCTGtcaatgaagaaagaagatgCTTTTATGTGGCGACTACTAGAACAAAATTACTACTATATATGTCGTCTTATATCGAGCAAGGTGATATAGGTAAATGGGGAAGAAAACCTATTGATAGCGTATCCCGGTTTATTAGTAATTTAAACCACACTGGTATGATGGAAAGTAAGCAAGGCGCATTTAAAGATTGGCAAATGctatcaaaattatacaACATCGTTAATAAACCGCTACCCACAGGGCAGGAGTTCAATTTGAGTCAATTTAATAAAGCCTATGAATTGCGGTCTAATACTTATATCAATGGTGAATCtgaaatgaaaatatctgaggaatcattcaaaaattgtGACGAAGGGTCAGTCTGTTCGGATGTAACAGGCTTCAGTAGTGCCAAAATACAAATGGCTACCAAGAGAAGTAACGAAATTTCACATCATACAACACAAGTGCCTAAACGTGTGAAAGAGAAGAGTAACCAGTCAAATATCAActcatttttcaaatcgACTCCAAGTGTACATACTTCTCTGTCGCGAATGAATGTCAACAGTGGCTTATCTAAAGCATACCGAGTACCTATTATAGAAAAGTCGGTTTCTAATAAGGCACCTACTATATCGAAAATAGAAATAACGAAACCTAAGAGCAATAAAGCACCTCCATACATACCAGTTAGGAAGGTACCTTCTTACATGCTTaatagaagaaagaatgTAAATAACTAG